In Oceaniferula marina, the following proteins share a genomic window:
- the lptB gene encoding LPS export ABC transporter ATP-binding protein, producing the protein MSEVSAPENHGPIHVGTNSRRVAPSLLEAQGLMKTYGGRTVVNNVHLSVREGEIVGLLGPNGAGKTTSFYMIAGLIPPDAGVVTFSGKDISTLPMHKRARLGMGYLPQEESIFRHLSVENNLKAVLETRKDLSRKQRNMRIDELLERFSITHIRKSEALALSGGEKRRLTLARSLCTNPSLLMLDEPFSGVDPIAVGDIQSIVRDLRDNDGLSILITDHNVRETLHIVDHAYLLYEGKLILEGEAADIANDPLARKHYLGEDFVL; encoded by the coding sequence ATGTCTGAAGTGAGCGCCCCAGAAAACCACGGCCCTATCCACGTTGGAACCAACTCCCGTCGTGTAGCCCCATCGCTATTGGAAGCCCAGGGACTGATGAAAACCTACGGCGGCCGAACCGTCGTCAACAACGTCCACCTCAGTGTGCGCGAAGGCGAAATCGTCGGCCTTTTGGGGCCCAACGGAGCCGGCAAAACCACCAGTTTCTATATGATCGCGGGGCTGATCCCACCCGATGCCGGAGTTGTCACCTTCAGCGGTAAAGATATCTCCACCCTACCCATGCATAAACGGGCCCGGCTCGGCATGGGCTACTTACCCCAGGAAGAGTCCATTTTTCGCCATCTCAGTGTTGAAAACAACCTCAAGGCCGTGCTCGAAACCCGTAAGGACCTCAGCCGGAAGCAGAGGAACATGCGCATCGACGAACTGCTCGAACGCTTCAGCATCACCCACATCCGCAAATCCGAAGCCCTCGCCCTCTCTGGCGGAGAAAAACGCCGACTCACTCTGGCCCGATCCCTCTGCACCAACCCCAGCCTACTGATGCTCGACGAACCTTTCAGCGGGGTCGACCCCATCGCCGTTGGTGATATTCAAAGCATTGTCCGTGATTTACGCGACAACGACGGGCTTTCCATTCTGATCACAGACCACAATGTGCGGGAAACACTGCACATCGTCGACCACGCCTACCTCCTCTACGAAGGCAAACTCATCCTCGAGGGTGAAGCCGCCGATATCGCCAACGACCCCCTCGCCAGAAAACATTACCTCGGAGAGGATTTTGTTCTTTAA
- a CDS encoding LamG-like jellyroll fold domain-containing protein, which yields MTRLCLLLISTFLASASYVSAGLVAHYDFTDGDLTDNEVGANYTLTHVQNGTGAVSINADGSAAFPGNDSSSGNHAFLETAAYGTTGVANFTVSFWWKTNNLAQGNYQGLFSSDDANASFSWQLDNSGSNMRFVSNGSPTLTYAESNLSTDTWYHTVIRKETGAGDNYTQVYITSEGGVTPVLVMNQNSNPGGLNEFRLGVNRNSDSLFAMDMANVKIYNDASVDLSSLLAEGPGLVPEPSSTALLGLGGLALILRRRK from the coding sequence ATGACTCGATTATGCCTCCTATTAATCTCCACATTTCTCGCGTCAGCAAGCTATGTCTCAGCAGGCTTGGTCGCTCACTATGACTTCACTGACGGTGACCTTACCGACAATGAAGTGGGTGCGAATTACACCCTGACCCATGTGCAAAATGGCACAGGAGCAGTCAGCATCAATGCCGATGGTTCGGCAGCATTTCCAGGCAACGACAGCTCAAGCGGCAACCACGCCTTCTTGGAGACCGCGGCTTATGGAACGACGGGGGTTGCCAACTTCACGGTCTCATTTTGGTGGAAAACAAACAACCTTGCCCAGGGAAATTACCAAGGGCTCTTTTCCAGCGACGATGCCAACGCAAGCTTCTCTTGGCAACTTGATAACAGTGGCAGCAATATGCGGTTTGTCTCCAACGGAAGCCCCACCCTGACCTACGCCGAAAGCAACCTCAGCACTGACACCTGGTATCACACGGTCATCCGCAAAGAAACCGGAGCGGGAGATAACTATACTCAAGTTTATATCACCAGCGAAGGGGGCGTGACGCCTGTCTTGGTAATGAACCAAAACTCCAACCCCGGAGGGCTGAATGAATTCAGACTTGGCGTCAATCGGAACTCCGACTCATTGTTTGCCATGGATATGGCTAACGTCAAAATCTACAATGACGCCTCCGTGGACCTTTCCTCCTTACTGGCAGAAGGTCCCGGTTTGGTTCCCGAGCCCTCATCCACCGCATTGCTCGGTCTTGGTGGATTGGCACTGATCCTACGCCGCAGAAAATAA
- the hpf gene encoding ribosome hibernation-promoting factor, HPF/YfiA family, with product MQTANANTPITVTVRHEKVTDSLRDYATKRIQGLHLDYPKIIEAKAILDVQKNRHIVEIILFCANHITIDASTEGKDMYAAIDDTISKIARRMRKHKTRLLRKQRPNRRKDTIKHLDEKVFSSEFLDKLDHEEELEQDPEPMIIHRESYRLKTMLKEDAIMELELSEKPFVVFNNERRDVLQILYRRKDGDYAVIEP from the coding sequence ATGCAAACAGCTAACGCTAACACACCTATCACCGTGACCGTCCGTCACGAAAAAGTCACCGATTCACTTCGGGACTACGCAACCAAACGCATTCAGGGGCTTCACCTGGATTACCCCAAAATCATCGAGGCAAAAGCCATCCTCGACGTACAAAAGAACCGACACATCGTCGAGATCATTCTCTTTTGTGCCAACCACATCACCATTGATGCATCTACCGAAGGCAAAGACATGTATGCTGCCATCGACGACACCATTTCCAAAATCGCACGGCGCATGCGTAAACATAAAACGCGCCTCCTGCGCAAACAGCGACCGAATCGACGCAAGGACACCATCAAGCACCTTGATGAAAAGGTGTTCTCATCCGAGTTCCTTGACAAACTCGACCACGAGGAAGAACTCGAGCAGGATCCGGAACCCATGATCATCCACCGTGAAAGCTACCGTCTGAAAACGATGCTCAAAGAGGATGCCATCATGGAACTTGAACTCTCGGAAAAACCCTTTGTTGTTTTCAACAACGAACGGCGTGACGTTCTACAAATTCTCTATCGGCGCAAAGATGGCGACTACGCCGTCATTGAACCGTAA
- a CDS encoding serine hydrolase has product MSHLHPYLVHLLLVLTLGALSVHSTSAATGSSLEGEIESYIKSLRGKGQILGQERTAWLAYDLTSEKKLAGINVNESLQAASMVKVYLALAFFHQVKAGKLHYGPASRRHMELMIQKSNNTSTNWVMRQTGGPSATQSLLKRHYPSLCHQLYLVEYIPAGGRTYRNRGSAGDYARFLHALWNDKLPHSKEILRLMGLPGRDRLYSSAKRVPTGTKVYNKTGSTAMCCGDMGILVARGSNGQSYPYILIGIIENGNRNLSYGPWIRSRGNVIREVSNMVYLSMKKRYSL; this is encoded by the coding sequence ATGAGTCATCTCCACCCATATCTGGTCCATCTGCTTCTGGTTTTGACGCTTGGTGCCCTTTCCGTCCATTCGACGAGTGCTGCAACGGGCAGCAGTCTGGAAGGGGAAATCGAATCCTATATCAAGTCGCTTCGCGGGAAGGGCCAAATCCTCGGTCAAGAGCGCACCGCATGGTTGGCATACGATTTAACTTCGGAAAAAAAACTGGCCGGCATTAATGTCAATGAATCTCTCCAAGCCGCAAGCATGGTAAAGGTTTATTTGGCCTTAGCCTTTTTTCACCAGGTAAAAGCCGGCAAGCTCCATTACGGGCCGGCCAGTCGGCGCCACATGGAGTTAATGATCCAAAAAAGCAACAATACATCAACGAACTGGGTCATGCGTCAAACCGGAGGCCCCTCGGCTACCCAATCCCTACTCAAACGTCACTACCCCTCACTTTGCCACCAATTGTATCTCGTTGAATACATCCCGGCAGGTGGACGAACCTATCGCAACCGGGGGTCGGCAGGAGACTATGCCCGCTTCCTCCATGCCTTGTGGAATGACAAGCTCCCACATTCAAAGGAAATCTTACGGCTCATGGGGCTACCAGGGAGAGACCGACTCTACTCAAGCGCCAAACGGGTTCCCACAGGCACAAAAGTTTACAACAAGACCGGCAGCACAGCCATGTGCTGTGGCGATATGGGCATTCTCGTAGCCCGAGGTTCCAATGGTCAATCCTATCCCTACATTCTCATCGGCATCATCGAAAACGGGAATCGTAATCTGTCCTACGGCCCCTGGATCAGGAGCCGGGGCAATGTCATCCGCGAGGTATCAAATATGGTTTATCTCTCCATGAAGAAGCGCTACTCCTTATAG
- a CDS encoding SHD1 domain-containing protein, with protein MKRHFGILVGFLLAWGSLAWSEPTEVRTWTALSGHSLEAECLKVEGGKAVFKKGNGKTVAVPLSKLIQDDQDFLAEHFQSNESGETQVVDAPDAGTPADDLPYPLGKTTAEIPCDGDFSYFLYLPKSLVKGKKYPVLYIMSPGGGGGGTAKRYVAGAERNGWILAVSKQSKNGFNKSSDAITNMMDHVQASLPIDKERVYVTGFSGGSRMAYLISQRRKEVTGVIACGAGGKIGSRKQVVYGLCGSNCFNRTDMANAFKGVSHKGAVLRYFPGRHAWANGELCEDAITHLNGVFLSDNKSDYAEDYERYRHALGELIEGSRENNPLRAYMWADFAHEYDFDDPRAKKAYDDLGSDEMNKLYVEGLAGIRKFAEKTFGQISASQWKADPKVSSACERESRKYEGTPWAEVLMKMSEDAQKF; from the coding sequence ATGAAAAGACATTTCGGGATACTGGTCGGTTTTTTGTTAGCTTGGGGGTCATTGGCATGGTCTGAACCGACGGAAGTGAGAACCTGGACTGCTCTGAGTGGACATAGCTTGGAAGCCGAATGCCTCAAAGTCGAGGGCGGTAAGGCAGTCTTTAAGAAAGGGAATGGCAAGACGGTTGCGGTGCCATTAAGCAAACTTATTCAGGACGATCAGGATTTCCTAGCTGAGCACTTTCAGTCTAATGAATCGGGAGAAACCCAGGTGGTGGATGCTCCTGATGCGGGGACGCCGGCAGACGACCTGCCCTATCCGTTGGGAAAAACAACGGCTGAGATCCCATGTGACGGCGATTTCAGTTACTTTCTGTATCTGCCGAAGAGCTTGGTGAAAGGAAAGAAATATCCGGTTCTGTATATTATGAGTCCCGGCGGGGGTGGTGGGGGCACGGCCAAGCGTTACGTTGCCGGCGCCGAACGCAATGGATGGATTTTGGCAGTATCCAAGCAGTCGAAAAATGGATTTAACAAGAGCAGTGACGCGATTACCAACATGATGGATCATGTGCAGGCATCCTTGCCTATTGATAAAGAGAGGGTGTATGTGACGGGTTTTTCCGGAGGCTCGCGTATGGCGTATTTGATTTCACAAAGGCGCAAAGAAGTCACCGGGGTGATTGCCTGTGGGGCGGGAGGAAAAATCGGCAGCCGCAAGCAGGTTGTATATGGGCTCTGTGGATCCAATTGTTTTAATCGAACGGATATGGCCAACGCCTTTAAGGGTGTTTCCCACAAGGGCGCGGTGCTGAGGTACTTTCCCGGACGCCATGCCTGGGCCAATGGCGAGCTCTGTGAAGATGCCATCACCCACCTCAACGGTGTGTTTCTCAGTGACAACAAGTCGGACTATGCAGAGGATTATGAGCGATACCGTCATGCCCTCGGCGAATTGATCGAAGGGAGTCGGGAAAATAATCCCCTGCGAGCCTACATGTGGGCAGACTTCGCTCATGAATATGACTTTGACGATCCGAGGGCGAAAAAGGCATACGATGACCTCGGCAGTGACGAGATGAACAAGCTCTACGTAGAGGGGCTTGCAGGTATCCGTAAGTTTGCGGAAAAGACGTTTGGACAAATCTCAGCCAGTCAGTGGAAAGCCGATCCCAAGGTTTCATCAGCCTGCGAGCGGGAGTCTCGGAAGTATGAAGGCACGCCATGGGCGGAGGTCCTGATGAAGATGAGTGAGGATGCACAGAAGTTTTAG
- a CDS encoding LamG-like jellyroll fold domain-containing protein, with translation MPAAHLSYNGTNHGSYSGDFSALATNNFAVEFWVRTSNLTQSAISVFQTGNNNNGSLKIGIAGGVWTASYHNVGWIGATDGVGQAVTSGTWTHLAVIRDNGTSTFYIDGVAQSGTSNGTPVHNDSAHLAVNPGGFAGNWFEGDLDEINTFTFVSGVDDPVAALSINAVPEPASTAFLGLSGLVFLLRRRK, from the coding sequence TTGCCAGCAGCCCATCTTTCCTACAACGGAACCAATCATGGCAGCTATTCAGGAGACTTCTCGGCATTGGCTACTAATAACTTTGCGGTTGAGTTCTGGGTAAGAACAAGCAACCTGACTCAAAGTGCGATTAGTGTTTTTCAAACAGGGAATAATAATAATGGTAGCCTTAAAATAGGCATTGCTGGTGGAGTTTGGACTGCGAGTTATCACAACGTAGGTTGGATTGGAGCTACTGATGGAGTCGGTCAAGCCGTCACTTCCGGGACGTGGACCCATTTGGCGGTCATTCGTGATAATGGCACATCCACTTTTTACATTGATGGCGTGGCTCAATCTGGAACTTCAAATGGAACTCCAGTTCACAATGACTCGGCTCACCTCGCAGTAAATCCCGGCGGATTCGCAGGCAACTGGTTTGAGGGCGACTTGGATGAAATCAATACCTTTACGTTCGTCTCAGGTGTCGATGACCCTGTCGCAGCTCTCAGTATCAATGCAGTCCCAGAACCCGCATCGACAGCCTTTTTAGGACTCAGCGGTCTCGTCTTCCTTCTGAGGCGCCGCAAATAA
- the kdsA gene encoding 3-deoxy-8-phosphooctulonate synthase, giving the protein MSQIGKLHIDPSSPFFILGPCALELEDFAWQMARSLKEIAETTGIQFIFKASYDKANRTSVDSFRGPGVKEGCRILGEIGKELEIPVTTDVHTAEEAEIASETIDFLQIPAFLCRQTDLLEACAKTGRPLNVKKGQFLAPWDVSNIATKLEHFGCEHYYITERGSSFGYNNLVADMRSLHWMRDMGMKVIFDATHAVQRPGGLGGTTGGDGELAPVLARAAVATGVDGLFMETHVNPDKAFSDGPNQIPLNEIESTVTRLLAIHQAAHGKI; this is encoded by the coding sequence ATGAGTCAAATCGGCAAGCTACACATCGATCCATCTTCTCCCTTCTTTATTCTTGGTCCCTGCGCCCTCGAACTTGAAGATTTTGCCTGGCAAATGGCACGTTCCCTCAAGGAAATCGCCGAAACCACTGGCATCCAGTTCATCTTCAAGGCCTCCTACGACAAGGCCAACCGGACATCCGTAGATTCTTTCCGAGGCCCCGGGGTCAAGGAAGGATGCCGCATCCTTGGAGAAATTGGCAAAGAGCTCGAAATTCCCGTCACTACCGACGTCCACACCGCGGAGGAAGCAGAAATTGCATCCGAAACAATCGATTTTCTCCAAATCCCGGCATTTCTCTGCCGCCAAACCGATCTGCTCGAAGCCTGTGCTAAAACAGGCCGGCCGCTGAACGTCAAAAAAGGACAATTCCTCGCTCCCTGGGATGTCAGTAACATCGCCACCAAACTCGAACATTTCGGCTGTGAGCACTATTACATCACCGAACGCGGGTCCTCATTCGGCTATAATAATCTGGTCGCCGATATGCGCTCACTTCATTGGATGCGAGACATGGGTATGAAAGTGATTTTTGACGCCACCCACGCCGTTCAACGACCTGGCGGCCTCGGTGGCACCACAGGAGGCGATGGAGAACTTGCCCCCGTACTCGCCCGAGCCGCAGTTGCCACCGGTGTTGACGGACTGTTTATGGAAACCCATGTCAACCCGGACAAAGCTTTCTCCGACGGCCCAAACCAAATTCCGCTCAACGAGATCGAATCCACGGTGACTCGTCTTTTGGCGATTCACCAGGCTGCCCACGGCAAGATCTAA